In Bombyx mori chromosome 11, ASM3026992v2, one genomic interval encodes:
- the LOC101738357 gene encoding uncharacterized protein LOC101738357 isoform X2: MSYTKNINKFNIKNKIDVDNKPQGNEVKVTVSKKPSTTNDGAGFCSGQRSFISIHSTDQPCLADVDTASNLDDCNVEVLSLNEVFPSTSEESLSNDDSPVRRKKNAKNKTVQNVQPDDAAKSTYVPTNSKSSTGSRPKETPERQASVYSDYDLPKNTLHVIGSNPGEPKMSYTDPPKKLSKTMKKFLRNMDKHKCDQYMKSSEKAVSKLTTMRGILKDGRCGPECTGDSSVQGVEEFNDEATLQYQVEYDPRTNYTKQNPDKNVTFNTQVMIIHFTGDLCVGQSVEALSKEKDQQARNSELRKTFLTKYNEFWPTKK, translated from the exons ATGTCATATACGAAGAATATCaataagtttaatattaaaaacaaaatagatgTAGACAATAAGCCCCAGGGAAATGAGGTTAAAG TGACGGTTTCAAAGAAACCATCCACAACGAATGATGGAGCTGGTTTTTGTTCTGGTCAAAGATCGTTCATCAGCATTCACTCAACAGACCAGCCGTGTTTAGCGGATGTTGATACAGCTTCAAATCTGGACGACTGCAATGTGGAAGTGCTTAGTCTGAATGAAGTGTTTCCATCGACATCAGAGGAGAGTTTGTCCAACGACGATTCTCCCGTTCGAAGGAAAAAGAACGCCAAGAACAAAACTGTGCAAAATGTACAGCCAGATGACGCCGCGAAATCGACTTACGTACCAACAAACAGCAAATCCTCGACAGGATCCAGACCAAAAGAAACACCAGAACGACAAGCCTCGGTCTACTCAGATTATGATTTACCGAAAAATACATTACACGTTATTGGAAGCAATCCGGGTGAACCGAAAATGTCGTATACGGACCCACCTAAGAAATTATCAAAAACG ATGAAAAAGTTTCTCCGTAACATGGATAAGCACAAGTGTGACCAATACATGAAAAGCAGCGAGAAGGCGGTCAGTAAGTTGACTACGATGAGAGGAATCTTAAAAGACGGTCGTTGTGGGCCAGAGTGCACCGGAGATTCCTCTGTTCAAGGTGTTGAAGAATTCA ACGATGAAGCAACACTGCAATACCAGGTCGAATATGACCCACGAACAAACTACACAAAACAGAATCCTGACAAAAATGTCACTTTTAACACTCAAGTAATGATAATTCACTTTACCGGTGACCTCTGTGTTGGGCAGAGCGTTGAAGCTCTCAGTAAAGAAAAAGACCAACAGGCAAGAAATTCTGAATTGAGGAAAACATTTCTTACAAAATACAATGAATTTTGGCCAACAAAGAAGTAA
- the LOC101738357 gene encoding uncharacterized protein LOC101738357 isoform X1: MSYTKNINKFNIKNKIDVDNKPQGNEVKGEMEGLESCIYAVTVSKKPSTTNDGAGFCSGQRSFISIHSTDQPCLADVDTASNLDDCNVEVLSLNEVFPSTSEESLSNDDSPVRRKKNAKNKTVQNVQPDDAAKSTYVPTNSKSSTGSRPKETPERQASVYSDYDLPKNTLHVIGSNPGEPKMSYTDPPKKLSKTMKKFLRNMDKHKCDQYMKSSEKAVSKLTTMRGILKDGRCGPECTGDSSVQGVEEFNDEATLQYQVEYDPRTNYTKQNPDKNVTFNTQVMIIHFTGDLCVGQSVEALSKEKDQQARNSELRKTFLTKYNEFWPTKK, encoded by the exons ATGTCATATACGAAGAATATCaataagtttaatattaaaaacaaaatagatgTAGACAATAAGCCCCAGGGAAATGAGGTTAAAG GCGAAATGGAAGGTCTAGAATCCTGTATTTACGCCG TGACGGTTTCAAAGAAACCATCCACAACGAATGATGGAGCTGGTTTTTGTTCTGGTCAAAGATCGTTCATCAGCATTCACTCAACAGACCAGCCGTGTTTAGCGGATGTTGATACAGCTTCAAATCTGGACGACTGCAATGTGGAAGTGCTTAGTCTGAATGAAGTGTTTCCATCGACATCAGAGGAGAGTTTGTCCAACGACGATTCTCCCGTTCGAAGGAAAAAGAACGCCAAGAACAAAACTGTGCAAAATGTACAGCCAGATGACGCCGCGAAATCGACTTACGTACCAACAAACAGCAAATCCTCGACAGGATCCAGACCAAAAGAAACACCAGAACGACAAGCCTCGGTCTACTCAGATTATGATTTACCGAAAAATACATTACACGTTATTGGAAGCAATCCGGGTGAACCGAAAATGTCGTATACGGACCCACCTAAGAAATTATCAAAAACG ATGAAAAAGTTTCTCCGTAACATGGATAAGCACAAGTGTGACCAATACATGAAAAGCAGCGAGAAGGCGGTCAGTAAGTTGACTACGATGAGAGGAATCTTAAAAGACGGTCGTTGTGGGCCAGAGTGCACCGGAGATTCCTCTGTTCAAGGTGTTGAAGAATTCA ACGATGAAGCAACACTGCAATACCAGGTCGAATATGACCCACGAACAAACTACACAAAACAGAATCCTGACAAAAATGTCACTTTTAACACTCAAGTAATGATAATTCACTTTACCGGTGACCTCTGTGTTGGGCAGAGCGTTGAAGCTCTCAGTAAAGAAAAAGACCAACAGGCAAGAAATTCTGAATTGAGGAAAACATTTCTTACAAAATACAATGAATTTTGGCCAACAAAGAAGTAA
- the LOC101738357 gene encoding uncharacterized protein LOC101738357 isoform X3, with translation MEGLESCIYAVTVSKKPSTTNDGAGFCSGQRSFISIHSTDQPCLADVDTASNLDDCNVEVLSLNEVFPSTSEESLSNDDSPVRRKKNAKNKTVQNVQPDDAAKSTYVPTNSKSSTGSRPKETPERQASVYSDYDLPKNTLHVIGSNPGEPKMSYTDPPKKLSKTMKKFLRNMDKHKCDQYMKSSEKAVSKLTTMRGILKDGRCGPECTGDSSVQGVEEFNDEATLQYQVEYDPRTNYTKQNPDKNVTFNTQVMIIHFTGDLCVGQSVEALSKEKDQQARNSELRKTFLTKYNEFWPTKK, from the exons ATGGAAGGTCTAGAATCCTGTATTTACGCCG TGACGGTTTCAAAGAAACCATCCACAACGAATGATGGAGCTGGTTTTTGTTCTGGTCAAAGATCGTTCATCAGCATTCACTCAACAGACCAGCCGTGTTTAGCGGATGTTGATACAGCTTCAAATCTGGACGACTGCAATGTGGAAGTGCTTAGTCTGAATGAAGTGTTTCCATCGACATCAGAGGAGAGTTTGTCCAACGACGATTCTCCCGTTCGAAGGAAAAAGAACGCCAAGAACAAAACTGTGCAAAATGTACAGCCAGATGACGCCGCGAAATCGACTTACGTACCAACAAACAGCAAATCCTCGACAGGATCCAGACCAAAAGAAACACCAGAACGACAAGCCTCGGTCTACTCAGATTATGATTTACCGAAAAATACATTACACGTTATTGGAAGCAATCCGGGTGAACCGAAAATGTCGTATACGGACCCACCTAAGAAATTATCAAAAACG ATGAAAAAGTTTCTCCGTAACATGGATAAGCACAAGTGTGACCAATACATGAAAAGCAGCGAGAAGGCGGTCAGTAAGTTGACTACGATGAGAGGAATCTTAAAAGACGGTCGTTGTGGGCCAGAGTGCACCGGAGATTCCTCTGTTCAAGGTGTTGAAGAATTCA ACGATGAAGCAACACTGCAATACCAGGTCGAATATGACCCACGAACAAACTACACAAAACAGAATCCTGACAAAAATGTCACTTTTAACACTCAAGTAATGATAATTCACTTTACCGGTGACCTCTGTGTTGGGCAGAGCGTTGAAGCTCTCAGTAAAGAAAAAGACCAACAGGCAAGAAATTCTGAATTGAGGAAAACATTTCTTACAAAATACAATGAATTTTGGCCAACAAAGAAGTAA
- the LOC100862746 gene encoding polycomb protein suz12-B isoform X2, with the protein MPPKKRDKDGESNKNSKIDHLQADHELFLQAFEKPTQIYRFLRTRNMLSPIFLNRTLSYMKRRMSRSNKSRTGFKVDSLLEKITLKKSTELQPNSLGGYMTLTFLGFYDKSLIDPRDYQVKVETLLLKICHKKRKESSSAIVEVSVGSCSVPLNPSTSEPPAMASAVSISSDTFSPSQGPNVKSYMLMLRVTVTKANAANTSNGTTNTEITNGDCEEPVTKRLKSTTENTDSKWSKLYGSELIVYDKHNRCLLTNGEYDLVLHDTPPTRTNTLARSPHKALMAQWETIPNENDIHAESNPFDIFKVRPLLKLKLSWSQEPTNGLVNRPKLYQQSGENGLKKESNSSKEKSSHKTNSNDVKNGEKLKFEPNETDSKRQQIIYQFLYNNNSRQQTEACDDLHCPWCSLDCGTLYSLLKHLKLCHSRFNFTYFPIPGGARIDVSINELYDGSYTGSPHDLIAGMGGGRAGPARRTAVTRVLVCRPRRPAHHDLAEFLELDDADLLDAQRPYVTGHNRLYHHTITCLPVYPNELDIDSESETDPLWLQQKTMMMIDEFTDVNEGEKELMKMWNLHVMKYNYVGDCQIPLACQMFLQMRGKELLEKNLYRNFILHMCSLHDFGLISAVALYQTVQMLNQMLADNPEAKERMRESLKAQREHWNAVGKYQQPAVIEQKPQTSTAKLNSVEASPSVRRKTSNLQNANRMAGASASFNKSSSPGPSHTETKRKMSSGSIQSRKRSSISERKSSV; encoded by the exons ATGCCTCCCAAAAAGCGAGATAAAGACGGTGAATCGAATAAAAACTCTAAAATAGATCATTTGCAGGCCGATCATGAGCTATTCTTACAGGCATTTGAAA aGCCAACACAAATATACAGGTTTCTAAGAACACGAAATATGTTATCG CCAATATTCCTAAACAGAACTTTATCGTATATGAAAAGAAGAATGTCAAGAAGTAATAAGAGTAGAACAGGCTTTAAAGTTGACTCTTTGTTGGAAaagataacattaaaaaaaagtactgaaCTTCAGCCCAATAGCTTAGGAGGATACATGACTCTAACATTCTTAGGATTCTACGATAAGAGCCTCATTGATCCTAGAGACTATCAAGTGAAAGTGGAAACCCTTCTCTTAAAAATATGTCATAAAAAACGGAAAGAGAGTTCGTCTGCTATAGTTGAAGTTTCA GTTGGCAGTTGTTCAGTTCCACTAAACCCCTCAACATCTGAACCTCCTGCGATGGCTTCAGCAGTAAGCATATCAAGTGACACATTCAGTCCATCACAGGGTCCTAATGTAAAATCTTATATGCTTATGTTAAGAGTAACAGTCACAAAAGCGAATGCTGCCAATACTTCTAATGGTACTACTAATACTGAGATCACAAATGGAGATTGCGAAG AGCCAGTGACAAAGCGTCTGAAGTCTACAACGGAGAATACTGATAGTAAATGGAGCAAGCTTTATGGTAGTGAATTGATAGTATATGACAAGCATAATAGATGTTTGTTGACTAATGGAGAGTATGATCTTGTATTACATGACACACCACCTACAAGAACTAATACCCTCGCTCGATCACCACACAAAGCACTGATGGCACAATGGGAAACTATACCTAAT gAAAATGATATACACGCAGAATCTAATCCATTTGACATATTCAAAGTGAgaccattattaaaattaaaattgagctGGAGTCAAGAACCCACAAATGGGCTGGTGAACAGGCCTAAATTGTACCAACAATCTGGTGAAAATGGACTAAAAAAAGAATCTAATTCTAGCAAAGAAAAATCATCACATAAAACTAATTCTAATGATGTCAAAAATG gtgaaaaattgaaatttgagCCGAATGAAACTGACTCTAAAAGACAGCAGATAATCTACCAGTTCCTATATAACAACAATTCGAGACAGCAAACTGAAGCATGTGATGACTTGCACTGTCCATGGTGTTCTTTGGACTGTGGGACTTTGTATTCACTGCTGAAACACCTTAAATTGTGTCACTCTAGGTtcaattttacatatttt CCGATCCCTGGCGGAGCGCGTATCGATGTGTCTATCAACGAGCTGTACGACGGCTCGTACACGGGCTCCCCGCACGACCTCATCGCGGGCATGGGCGGCGGGCGCGCGGGGCCGGCTCGCCGCACCGCCGTCACCCGCGTGCTCGTGTGCCGCCCGCGCCGCCCCGCGCACCACGACCTCGCCGAGTTCCTAGAGCTGGACGACGCAGACCTGCTGGACGCGCAACGCCCCTACGTCACCGGACACAATAG GCTCTACCACCACACGATTACGTGTCTACCGGTGTATCCCAACGAACTAGACATAGACTCCGAAAGTGAAACTGATCCCCTGTGGCTGCAACAAaagactatgatgatgatagacGAGTTCACGGACGTCAACGAAGGCGAAAAAGAGCTCATGAAGATGTGGAACTTACACGTGATGAAGTACAATTACGTAGGGGACTGTCAAATTCCGCTCGCTTGCCAAATGTTCCTTCAAATGCGAGGGAAAGAGCTTCTAGAAAAGAATTTATATAGGAACTTTATCTTGCACATGTGTTCGTTGCACGACTTCGGACTGATCAGCGCGGTCGCTCTCTACCAGACCGTTCAGATGCTCAACCAAATGTTAGCGGACAATCCTGAGGCCAAAGAGAGGATGCGTGAATCGCTGAAGGCGCAGCGGGAACACTGGAACGCCGTCGGGAAGTACCAGCAGCCGGCCGTCATAGAGCAGAAACCTCAGACGAGCACAGCCAAGCTGAACAGCGTCGAAGCCTCGCCGTCGGTTCGCCGAAAGACCTCGAACCTTCAAAACGCCAACAGGATGGCGGGTGCCAGTGCCAGTTTTAACAAATCGTCGAGCCCCGGTCCTAGTCATACGGAAACCAAACGGAAAATGTCTTCAGGGAGCATACAGAGCCGCAAACGTTCGTCTATATCGGAGAGAAAGAGCTCTGTATAG
- the LOC100862746 gene encoding polycomb protein suz12-B isoform X1: protein MPPKKRDKDGESNKNSKIDHLQADHELFLQAFEKPTQIYRFLRTRNMLSPIFLNRTLSYMKRRMSRSNKSRTGFKVDSLLEKITLKKSTELQPNSLGGYMTLTFLGFYDKSLIDPRDYQVKVETLLLKICHKKRKESSSAIVEVSVGSCSVPLNPSTSEPPAMASAVSISSDTFSPSQGPNVKSYMLMLRVTVTKANAANTSNGTTNTEITNGDCEAEPVTKRLKSTTENTDSKWSKLYGSELIVYDKHNRCLLTNGEYDLVLHDTPPTRTNTLARSPHKALMAQWETIPNENDIHAESNPFDIFKVRPLLKLKLSWSQEPTNGLVNRPKLYQQSGENGLKKESNSSKEKSSHKTNSNDVKNGEKLKFEPNETDSKRQQIIYQFLYNNNSRQQTEACDDLHCPWCSLDCGTLYSLLKHLKLCHSRFNFTYFPIPGGARIDVSINELYDGSYTGSPHDLIAGMGGGRAGPARRTAVTRVLVCRPRRPAHHDLAEFLELDDADLLDAQRPYVTGHNRLYHHTITCLPVYPNELDIDSESETDPLWLQQKTMMMIDEFTDVNEGEKELMKMWNLHVMKYNYVGDCQIPLACQMFLQMRGKELLEKNLYRNFILHMCSLHDFGLISAVALYQTVQMLNQMLADNPEAKERMRESLKAQREHWNAVGKYQQPAVIEQKPQTSTAKLNSVEASPSVRRKTSNLQNANRMAGASASFNKSSSPGPSHTETKRKMSSGSIQSRKRSSISERKSSV from the exons ATGCCTCCCAAAAAGCGAGATAAAGACGGTGAATCGAATAAAAACTCTAAAATAGATCATTTGCAGGCCGATCATGAGCTATTCTTACAGGCATTTGAAA aGCCAACACAAATATACAGGTTTCTAAGAACACGAAATATGTTATCG CCAATATTCCTAAACAGAACTTTATCGTATATGAAAAGAAGAATGTCAAGAAGTAATAAGAGTAGAACAGGCTTTAAAGTTGACTCTTTGTTGGAAaagataacattaaaaaaaagtactgaaCTTCAGCCCAATAGCTTAGGAGGATACATGACTCTAACATTCTTAGGATTCTACGATAAGAGCCTCATTGATCCTAGAGACTATCAAGTGAAAGTGGAAACCCTTCTCTTAAAAATATGTCATAAAAAACGGAAAGAGAGTTCGTCTGCTATAGTTGAAGTTTCA GTTGGCAGTTGTTCAGTTCCACTAAACCCCTCAACATCTGAACCTCCTGCGATGGCTTCAGCAGTAAGCATATCAAGTGACACATTCAGTCCATCACAGGGTCCTAATGTAAAATCTTATATGCTTATGTTAAGAGTAACAGTCACAAAAGCGAATGCTGCCAATACTTCTAATGGTACTACTAATACTGAGATCACAAATGGAGATTGCGAAG CAGAGCCAGTGACAAAGCGTCTGAAGTCTACAACGGAGAATACTGATAGTAAATGGAGCAAGCTTTATGGTAGTGAATTGATAGTATATGACAAGCATAATAGATGTTTGTTGACTAATGGAGAGTATGATCTTGTATTACATGACACACCACCTACAAGAACTAATACCCTCGCTCGATCACCACACAAAGCACTGATGGCACAATGGGAAACTATACCTAAT gAAAATGATATACACGCAGAATCTAATCCATTTGACATATTCAAAGTGAgaccattattaaaattaaaattgagctGGAGTCAAGAACCCACAAATGGGCTGGTGAACAGGCCTAAATTGTACCAACAATCTGGTGAAAATGGACTAAAAAAAGAATCTAATTCTAGCAAAGAAAAATCATCACATAAAACTAATTCTAATGATGTCAAAAATG gtgaaaaattgaaatttgagCCGAATGAAACTGACTCTAAAAGACAGCAGATAATCTACCAGTTCCTATATAACAACAATTCGAGACAGCAAACTGAAGCATGTGATGACTTGCACTGTCCATGGTGTTCTTTGGACTGTGGGACTTTGTATTCACTGCTGAAACACCTTAAATTGTGTCACTCTAGGTtcaattttacatatttt CCGATCCCTGGCGGAGCGCGTATCGATGTGTCTATCAACGAGCTGTACGACGGCTCGTACACGGGCTCCCCGCACGACCTCATCGCGGGCATGGGCGGCGGGCGCGCGGGGCCGGCTCGCCGCACCGCCGTCACCCGCGTGCTCGTGTGCCGCCCGCGCCGCCCCGCGCACCACGACCTCGCCGAGTTCCTAGAGCTGGACGACGCAGACCTGCTGGACGCGCAACGCCCCTACGTCACCGGACACAATAG GCTCTACCACCACACGATTACGTGTCTACCGGTGTATCCCAACGAACTAGACATAGACTCCGAAAGTGAAACTGATCCCCTGTGGCTGCAACAAaagactatgatgatgatagacGAGTTCACGGACGTCAACGAAGGCGAAAAAGAGCTCATGAAGATGTGGAACTTACACGTGATGAAGTACAATTACGTAGGGGACTGTCAAATTCCGCTCGCTTGCCAAATGTTCCTTCAAATGCGAGGGAAAGAGCTTCTAGAAAAGAATTTATATAGGAACTTTATCTTGCACATGTGTTCGTTGCACGACTTCGGACTGATCAGCGCGGTCGCTCTCTACCAGACCGTTCAGATGCTCAACCAAATGTTAGCGGACAATCCTGAGGCCAAAGAGAGGATGCGTGAATCGCTGAAGGCGCAGCGGGAACACTGGAACGCCGTCGGGAAGTACCAGCAGCCGGCCGTCATAGAGCAGAAACCTCAGACGAGCACAGCCAAGCTGAACAGCGTCGAAGCCTCGCCGTCGGTTCGCCGAAAGACCTCGAACCTTCAAAACGCCAACAGGATGGCGGGTGCCAGTGCCAGTTTTAACAAATCGTCGAGCCCCGGTCCTAGTCATACGGAAACCAAACGGAAAATGTCTTCAGGGAGCATACAGAGCCGCAAACGTTCGTCTATATCGGAGAGAAAGAGCTCTGTATAG
- the LOC101741787 gene encoding uncharacterized protein LOC101741787 isoform X3: MRYRKRSLKKRICAVQKTAIANGLNNFEMKQFDLICDYNHNDKSEKFNKRLIFVLLILFLLPWILFVLNNFMSARCLVPSNYLIWEATRPLANCAYCENVTKPIVLYNVTRHEFNKYAYSTGPIIVKNAIKSWRATKEFNYKMFKRLYEETGGSYESLDDGCQFLNFKTDLFSLKEVFNMPEERVKNEPGQKPWGNCHPEILSKVRQYYNVPDFLPSDAEFSGTENIFFGYEIGAVMHLDYISRLMWQGQVSGNKIWSIAPVPECDHVCNGLEFYVEKGDIVFLDTRIWYHSTRIPAGEFSLTVQSEYG, encoded by the exons ATGCGTTACAGAAAACGAAGTTTAAAAAAGAGAATATGCGCAGTTCAAAAAACCGCTATTGCAAATGGtttgaataattttgaaatgaaacaatttgatttaatttgcgACTATAATCACAATGATAAATCTGAGAAGTTCAACAAAAGGctgatttttgtattattaatactatttttattgccgTGGATATTGTTTGTACTGAATAATTTTATGAGTGCAAGATGTTTAGTACCAAGTAATTATTTAATCTGGGAGGCAACTCGACCATTAGCAAATTGTGCCTATTGTGAAAATGTAACTAAACCCATAGTGCTATATAATGTAACTCGACATGAATTTAAT AAGTATGCATATTCAACCGGACCAATCATAGTTAAAAATGCCATAAAAAGCTGGAGAGCAACCAAAGAATTTAATTATAAGATGTTTAAAAGACTGTATGAAGAGACTGGAGGTAGCTATGAGAGCTTGGATGACGGATGTCAATTCTTGAATTTTAAAACTGACTTGTTTAGCTTAAAGGAAGTTTTCAATATGCCTGAAGAAAGAGTGAAAAATGAACCAGGACAAAAACCTTG GGGTAACTGTCATCCAGAAATACTATCAAAggtcagacagtattacaatgTACCAGATTTCTTACCAAGTGATGCTGAATTTTCTGgtactgaaaatatttttttcggttaTGAAATTGGAGCAGTTATGCAT ttGGATTACATATCAAGATTGATGTGGCAGGGTCAAGTAAGTGGTAACAAAATATGGTCTATTGCACCAGTACCAGAGTGTGATCATGTCTGTAATGGTTTGGAGTTTTATGTAGAAAAAGGTGACATAG tatttttggaCACTCGCATCTGGTATCATTCAACAAGGATTCCTGCAGGAGAATTTTCTTTAACTGTCCAATCAGAATATGGTTAA
- the LOC101741787 gene encoding uncharacterized protein LOC101741787 isoform X2 — MRYRKRSLKKRICAVQKTAIANGLNNFEMKQFDLICDYNHNDKSEKFNKRLIFVLLILFLLPWILFVLNNFMSARCLVPSNYLIWEATRPLANCAYCENVTKPIVLYNVTRHEFNYAYSTGPIIVKNAIKSWRATKEFNYKMFKRLYEETGGSYESLDDGCQFLNFKTDLFSLKEVFNMPEERVKNEPGQKPWYVGWGNCHPEILSKVRQYYNVPDFLPSDAEFSGTENIFFGYEIGAVMHLDYISRLMWQGQVSGNKIWSIAPVPECDHVCNGLEFYVEKGDIVFLDTRIWYHSTRIPAGEFSLTVQSEYG, encoded by the exons ATGCGTTACAGAAAACGAAGTTTAAAAAAGAGAATATGCGCAGTTCAAAAAACCGCTATTGCAAATGGtttgaataattttgaaatgaaacaatttgatttaatttgcgACTATAATCACAATGATAAATCTGAGAAGTTCAACAAAAGGctgatttttgtattattaatactatttttattgccgTGGATATTGTTTGTACTGAATAATTTTATGAGTGCAAGATGTTTAGTACCAAGTAATTATTTAATCTGGGAGGCAACTCGACCATTAGCAAATTGTGCCTATTGTGAAAATGTAACTAAACCCATAGTGCTATATAATGTAACTCGACATGAATTTAAT TATGCATATTCAACCGGACCAATCATAGTTAAAAATGCCATAAAAAGCTGGAGAGCAACCAAAGAATTTAATTATAAGATGTTTAAAAGACTGTATGAAGAGACTGGAGGTAGCTATGAGAGCTTGGATGACGGATGTCAATTCTTGAATTTTAAAACTGACTTGTTTAGCTTAAAGGAAGTTTTCAATATGCCTGAAGAAAGAGTGAAAAATGAACCAGGACAAAAACCTTGGTATGTTGGATG GGGTAACTGTCATCCAGAAATACTATCAAAggtcagacagtattacaatgTACCAGATTTCTTACCAAGTGATGCTGAATTTTCTGgtactgaaaatatttttttcggttaTGAAATTGGAGCAGTTATGCAT ttGGATTACATATCAAGATTGATGTGGCAGGGTCAAGTAAGTGGTAACAAAATATGGTCTATTGCACCAGTACCAGAGTGTGATCATGTCTGTAATGGTTTGGAGTTTTATGTAGAAAAAGGTGACATAG tatttttggaCACTCGCATCTGGTATCATTCAACAAGGATTCCTGCAGGAGAATTTTCTTTAACTGTCCAATCAGAATATGGTTAA
- the LOC101741787 gene encoding uncharacterized protein LOC101741787 isoform X1, which yields MRYRKRSLKKRICAVQKTAIANGLNNFEMKQFDLICDYNHNDKSEKFNKRLIFVLLILFLLPWILFVLNNFMSARCLVPSNYLIWEATRPLANCAYCENVTKPIVLYNVTRHEFNKYAYSTGPIIVKNAIKSWRATKEFNYKMFKRLYEETGGSYESLDDGCQFLNFKTDLFSLKEVFNMPEERVKNEPGQKPWYVGWGNCHPEILSKVRQYYNVPDFLPSDAEFSGTENIFFGYEIGAVMHLDYISRLMWQGQVSGNKIWSIAPVPECDHVCNGLEFYVEKGDIVFLDTRIWYHSTRIPAGEFSLTVQSEYG from the exons ATGCGTTACAGAAAACGAAGTTTAAAAAAGAGAATATGCGCAGTTCAAAAAACCGCTATTGCAAATGGtttgaataattttgaaatgaaacaatttgatttaatttgcgACTATAATCACAATGATAAATCTGAGAAGTTCAACAAAAGGctgatttttgtattattaatactatttttattgccgTGGATATTGTTTGTACTGAATAATTTTATGAGTGCAAGATGTTTAGTACCAAGTAATTATTTAATCTGGGAGGCAACTCGACCATTAGCAAATTGTGCCTATTGTGAAAATGTAACTAAACCCATAGTGCTATATAATGTAACTCGACATGAATTTAAT AAGTATGCATATTCAACCGGACCAATCATAGTTAAAAATGCCATAAAAAGCTGGAGAGCAACCAAAGAATTTAATTATAAGATGTTTAAAAGACTGTATGAAGAGACTGGAGGTAGCTATGAGAGCTTGGATGACGGATGTCAATTCTTGAATTTTAAAACTGACTTGTTTAGCTTAAAGGAAGTTTTCAATATGCCTGAAGAAAGAGTGAAAAATGAACCAGGACAAAAACCTTGGTATGTTGGATG GGGTAACTGTCATCCAGAAATACTATCAAAggtcagacagtattacaatgTACCAGATTTCTTACCAAGTGATGCTGAATTTTCTGgtactgaaaatatttttttcggttaTGAAATTGGAGCAGTTATGCAT ttGGATTACATATCAAGATTGATGTGGCAGGGTCAAGTAAGTGGTAACAAAATATGGTCTATTGCACCAGTACCAGAGTGTGATCATGTCTGTAATGGTTTGGAGTTTTATGTAGAAAAAGGTGACATAG tatttttggaCACTCGCATCTGGTATCATTCAACAAGGATTCCTGCAGGAGAATTTTCTTTAACTGTCCAATCAGAATATGGTTAA